The region TTCAGATCCTGAATTGGCAAGTCAACGCTCTGGATTGACCGGAAGCCGCTAACGTGAATTGATTGTAATGTGTGTTGCCCATCCATACCCAAAACTACACTTATTTTCTTTTTCCATTTGATCATAAACCTCCTTCTTGCTTAGCGCTCTCGATCAGAGAGTAAGCAAGCGGAGTCATCCAGAATCATAGTTAATCAACCAAATCATAAAAATCCTGCGGGGCCGCCCGTGCGGTTCTGACTGTCCGCAACTGTACGCCCTCCGTCCGTTTGCGGACACTTTCCCCTAGACCGCTATCACCATCTGATTAATAACCAGTCACTTAACAAACTGGTACGGCATTTGGCATAGAAGTCAGCATATCCTACTCAACTCTGCCTGATTATGCTGCGAAACTATTTTCTTATCGCCTTTCGCAATTTGCGGAAACATAAATCATTCAGTTTCATCAACATCACGGGGGTAGCTGTGGGATTGGCGTGCTTCCTGCTCATTGCCCTCTATGTGCAGGATGAACTGAGCTACGACCGCTACAACACCCATGCAGATCGGACGTATCGCCTTACACGCACGTTCCTCTCGTCGGAAGGCACGGCTTCCCTGCGGCTGGCACAGGCGGCACCACCCTTCGGCCCGCTCATCAAGCAGGATTTTCCGGAAGCCGAGCAGGTTGTGCGAACGATTGATAACGGAGGGCTGGTAAAATACGGCGAGCACTCGTTCAACGAGGAGGATATGTTTTTTGCCGAAGCGAATCTGTTCAAGGTGTTCGATTTTAACGTCACCAGCGGAAACCCCGAACACGCGCTGGTGAATCCGTTTTCGATCATGTTCTCCCGGCCGATGGCGGAGAAGTACTTTGGCCGGGAGAACCCGGTCGGTAAAACCGTTCGCCTGTATGACCAGTTCGATCTGACCGTAACGGGTGTGTTTGAGCCTTTGCCCGCTCAGTCGCATTTTCATCCCAGCTTCCTAGTGTCGTTTTCGACCTTCAACGACAACCGCGTTTACGGCGCAGAACAGCTTCGGACCAACTGGAGCAACAACTCATTCAACACCTATGTGCTGCTAAAGCCCAACGGTAATCCACAGCGAATGGAAGCTGCGTTTCCGAGCTTTCAGGACAAATATGTTCCGGCCGAGGAAGGGCGTAAAGCATCCGCTTTTTCAATACTGAACCTCCAAAAACTCACCGATATTCACCTGAAGTCGCATACCGATTCGGAGATAGAACCCACCGGCGACATGAGTTATATCTATCTGTTTTCGGCCATTGGTTTATTCATTCTGCTCATTGCCTGCATCAATTACATGAATCTGGCAACTGCCCGGTCGGCAGGGCGGGCCAAAGAGGTTGGGATGCGCAAGGTTGTAGGGGCTTTGCGTTCCCAACTCATTGGGCAGTTTTTGAGCGAGTCGATTTTAGTGGTAACCTTCTCTTTATTCATTGCCATCGGGCTGGTGCTACTTTGTTTGCCCGTGCTGAACGAGTTTACGCAAAAACATATGGCGTTTAGCCAATTGCTTGACCCTGTCTTTTTGAGTGTCCTCATTGGCATTACCTTACTCACCGGCCTAGTGGCAGGTAGTTACCCCGCCTTCTTCCTCACCTCCTTCCGGCCATTAGGCGTGCTGAAAGGACAGATTGCATCGACCATGCGGACGGGCAAACTACGGCAGGTGCTGGTGATCACGCAGTTCGCTATTGCCATCGCGCTCATTATCAGCACGGCCGTCGTCTATAACCAGATGAAATACATTCAGAATTACCGGCTGGGCTACGCGAAAGATCAGGTACTTCTCCTGTCAGACATTGGTGACTCAACAACGAATTACGAAACCCTAAAACAGCAACTCCTGCAAACGGGTGCCGTACGCGACATGGGCCGTTCCTCGCGCGTACCGTCGGGCAGACTGCTCGATTCATACGGCGGCATGGCTATGAAAGGCGACAGCATGGCCCCGGTAAAAATCAACTTACGGGGACTGCGCGTCGATTACGATTTCATCCCGGCTTACCAGATCAGCATGGCCGCTGGGCGCAACTTCTCGCGGGCCTACTCCACCGACACGTCGATGGTGGTGCTGAACGAAACAGCCGTGCGTCAGTTGGGCTGGACACCCGAACAGGCCATCGGCAAACCGTTTCAGTATGGCCCCGCCAAAGGCCAGATCATCGGCGTAACGAAGGATTACCACTTTGAATCCCTGCATCAGCAGGTGGCTGCACTGGCCATGATTCTGACACCCCGTCAGCTTAACTGGATTTCCATCCCACTCAAAGGAAATATTACGGCGAGTATTCAGCAGGTCGAATCGGTCTGGAAGCAATACTTCCCGCAACGCCCGTTCGACTACCAGTTTCTGGATACCCGCTTTGACCGGCTCTACGCCCGCGAGCAAACGCAGCAAACGTTGTTCAGCATCTTTGCGGGAGTGGCTATCCTTATTTCGTGCCTCGGTTTGTTTGGCCTGTCGATGTTCATGGCGGAACAGCGTACCAAGGAAATCGGTATTCGCAAAGTGCTGGGTGCGTCGGAAGCGAGTCTGGTAGCCTTGTTCTCTCAGGACTTCATGAAACTGGTACTGGTAGCATTGGTCATTGCATCGCCCATCGCGTGGTACGCCATGCACACCTGGCTCAGCGACTTCGCCTACCGCACCGACATCCACTGGTGGGTATTCCTGCTGGCCGGTGGCCTGACGATTTTCATAGCCTTATTAACCGTAAGTTTTCAAAGCGTGAAAGCCGCCTTGATGAACCCGGTAAAATCATTACGGTCGGAATAGGGCGTTAACGCACGTAGAGACAACGCATGCGTTGTCTCTACAACCATCGGGATGGTTGTCCGACACAGGATTGTTTCCATCGACAAAAATAGCCGCAAGGTATTGCGGCTCTACACGCACACATATGCTTACAAACTACATCAAAATCGCCTGGCGGAACCTGATCCGCAACAAAGCCTTCTCGGCGATTAATATCGTGGGGTTGGCGATTGGATTGGCGACGTGCCTGCTCATCAGTCTGTTTGTTCTCGACGAGTTAAGCTACGACCGCTTCAACGAAAAAGCCGACCGGATTGTAAGGGTTATCTTCCGTGGATCGTCGGCGGGCGGTAAGATGAACGAAGCCCATGTGATGCCCCCCACGGCCCAGACCCTCAAAGCCGATTACCCCGAAGTGCTGGATGCCACCCGAATGCGTATGGCGGGCGCGCCGGTCATAACCGTAAACAACAGGACGTTTCGGGATGCCGCTACAGCCTTTGCCGATTCCAACCTCTTCCAGGTATTTACGCTGCCGCTGCTGAAAGGCAATGCCAGAACAGCGTTGACCCGACCTAATACCGCCGTTATCACGCAGGCCCTGGCCCGCAACTACTTCGGCAATCAGGACCCCATCGGTAAGATCATCACCATGAAAAGCTGGAAAGCTACCTATCAGGTAACGGGAGTGATCGACAACATGCCCACCAACTCGCATTTTCATGTCGACCTGTTGCTGTCGATGGCCAGCCTACCCGAAGCCAAAGGTAACTCGTGGATGACGTCCGAATTTTTCACCTACCTGCTCCTGCCCGAAGGCTACGACTACAAGCAACTGGAAGCCAAACTGCCGCAGGTTGTCGAGAAATACATGGGACCGCAACTGCAAAAGGCGATGGGTATGACACTGACCCAGTTCCGGCAGAAAGGCAACGACATTGGCTTATACCTCCAACCCCTCACCGACATTCACCTGCATTCTGATTTTGCTTACGACCTGAGCCCAGCCGGGAATATCCAGTACGTCTACATTTCGGGGGCCATTGCGCTCTTCATCCTGCTTATTGCCTGCATCAATTTCATGAACCTGAGTACGGCCGGAGCGGCCAAACGAGCTAAAGAGGTGGGCGTCCGGAAAGTGCTGGGTTCGGCAAAACAAGCTCTGACCATGCAGTTTCTGGTCGAATCACTGCTCCTGACGGCCATTGCGTTGCTGCTGGCGGTTGGGCTGGTGTATCTGGCGCTCCCGGCCTTTAATGAACTGGCCGACAAGAAACTTAACCTGAATGTAACGACAGCCCCCTGGTTGATTCCGGCTTTGCTGGCGTTTGGGCTGGGGGTTGGGGTACTGGCGGGGAGTTATCCGGCATTCTTTCTGTCGTCGTTCAAGCCCATTGCGGTGCTGAAAGGCAGCAAATTTACAGGCGACAGCCGAAGCATCGGCCTCCGAAGCGGGCTGGTGGTCGTGCAGTTTTTTATTTCCATCACGCTCATGGTCAGCACGGCGGTGGTGTACCAGCAGCTTAACTATATCCAGAACAAAAAGCTGGGTTACGACAAGGAGCAGGTGCTGGTACTGCCCGAAACCTGGCTGTTAGGAACCAATGAAGAGGCATTCCGCAATCAGCTTATGCAGGACTCGCGGGTGGTCAACGTCAGCACCTCGGGCTACCTGCCCGCCGGCCCCGGCAACAATAACAATTTCTTTGTCTACCCGGAATCACAATCGACCCAGATCGTCAAGACGCTCCGCTACGATGTCGATTACAACTACATTCCAACACTGGGTATACAACTGGCGACCGGGCGTAATTTCTCGAAGACATACGGCACCGATTCGACGGGGATCATTCTGAACGAAACGGCGGCCCGAACCCTGGGCTGGGCGAAAAATGCGCTGGGACACAGCCTGAGCCGGGCCGACCAGGATGGCAAGGTGATGACCTACCGGGTGATTGGCGTGGTGAAAGATTTTCACTTCAAGTCCTTGCACGAGCCGATTACACCCCTGGTGATGGTACTGAGCAGCAACTCCGGAACGGTCATTGCCAAGGTAAAAACCAAAGACATTTCGGGTTTACTGGCTTCCCTGAAAACCCAGTGGAATCGGTTCACTACCGATGCGCCGTTCACCTACGCCTTTCTGGACGAGCGTTTCAACGCCACCTACCGGGCCGAACAGAAGACGGGGCTTATCCTCGGCATTTTTGCCGGGCTGACCATTTTTGTCGCCTGTCTGGGCCTGTTCGGGCTGGCGACGTTCACGGCCGAGCAGCGTACCAAAGAGATTGGTGTGCGGAAGGTGCTGGGAGCCTCCGTACTCGGTATCGTGTCCCTGCTGTCGAAAGATTTCCTCAAACTTGTGGGTATTGCCCTGGTGCTGGCAGTGCCCGTATCCTGGTGGGCCATGACGAAATGGCTTCAGGACTTTGCCTATAAAATCGACATTTCCTGGTGGGTCTTTGCGCTGGCGGGTGTGCTGGCAGTTGTCATCACCCTGCTTACGGTCAGTTTTCAAAGTGTAAAAGCCGCGTTAATGAACCCGGTGAAATCATTGAAATCGGAATAGGGTTGCCGTTAGTGTAGAGACAAGGCATGCCTTGTCTCTACACTAACGGCAACACCATATCACCCATAAAATCATGCTCAAAAACTATTTCACCACCGCCCTGCGTGTCTTAAGACGCAACTGGAATTATACAATCATCAACGTTGTCGGATTGACGTTCGGACTGGCGTGCTGCCTTGTTCTTTTTCTGGCGATTCGTTACGAACTGAGCTACGACCGGCACCACGCCAACGCCGACCGGACCTACCGGATCATTACATACAACCGAAATTCGGGTGGCGATGGCCGCAATACGGGCATTCCCTTACCGGCACTGGCGGCACTGCGAAACGACTTCCCGGAGTTGACGCATCAGGTGACGATGGCTTATGAACTCTACGGCGGGCTCGTACGTGTGCAGGATCGGCAGGGGAACAAGTTTCAGGAAAAAGAAGGGGTCATCGCCTTTGTCGAACCCGAATACTTCCGGCTGTTTGACTACCAATGGGCAAATGGCAGCCCCAAAACGGCGGTCAGCAACCCGCAAACGGCGGTACTGTCGGAGCAGATGGCCCAGAAGTATTTTGGCAATGTCGACCCAATAGGCAAAACCATTCGTATCGACAACAAAGTCGATTTTGTGGTGACGGGCGTTGTTCAGAATCCACCAACTACGAGCAGCCTGCCGTTTGAGGTTATGCTGTCGTTCCCTTCGCTCAAACAATACGGGACGAATGGCGGCTGGGACGACTGGCAGTCGAACTACAGCGGTGCCCAGATTTACATGGCCTTACCGGCAAACGTGACATCGGCGCAGATGGAACGTAAGCTCGTGCCGTTCCTTCAAAAATACATGCGCCCGGAGGATGCCAAAGACCTTCAATACGAGTTGCAACCCCTCACCAACATTCACTTCGATACCCGCACGGGCAACTCAGCCAACCGAACAGTGAGCAAACAGATGATTTGGGCGATGGCTCTGATCGGGCTGTTCGTTCTGATAACGGCCTGTGTTAATTTCATCAATCTGGCTACGGCCCAGGCCATTCGTCGGGCCAAAGAGGTGGGCGTCCGGAAAGTACTTGGTAGTTCGCGGACGCAGCTGGTCCGGCAGTTTTTAAGCGAAACGGGCCTATTGACGGGTCTGGCCATCGTACTGGCTTTTGTAGTCGCCAATCTGTCGATGCCATATGTGTCGGAGCTGCTCGACATCAATGCAAAGTCGTTAACGCTATTCGACCCCGGCGTTGTGTCGTTTGTACTCGTACTAGCGCTGCTGACCACGGTGCTGGCGGGGTTTTATCCGGCCCTGGTGCTGTCGGGCTACCAGCCGGTGCTGGCCTTACGCGGCAAGATGCGGATGGCGGGCAGCAGCCAGCTTACGCTGCGCCGGGGCCTGATCGTATTTCAGTTTGCCATTTCGCAGGTGCTCTTGATCGGCACCATCATCGCTTACAGCCAGATGAAGTACGTCCGCACGGCTGACCTGGGCTACAACAAAGACGCCGTGCTCACGGTCAACATCCCCGACCGGAAGCCGGGCCAGCTGGAAGCCCTGCGCGCTAAACTGGTTGGGTTGCCCAACGTAAAATCACTGAGCTACGGCATCTCCATTCCGTCGTCGGATGGCAACTGGTGGAGCGGCTTCCGCTATGAAAACGCTGACAAAGACGCCGATTTTAGTATCGTCATGCGCTTTGCCGATACATCGTATATCAACACCTATGGTCTGAAACTCATTGCCGGGCGCATGTACCAACCCGCCGACACCGCCCGGGATATGGTTGTAAACGAGTCGTTTGTCAAGAAAATTGGCCTGCACGACCCGAAACAGATTCTCGGCAAACGCATCAGGATTGGGGCTAATAGCCCTCAAAAGGAGATCGTGGGGGTTGTTCGCGACTTCAATACCTTCTCGCTCCATCAGGAAACCAACGCCTGTGTACTCACCAACCGCCGGGACGCTTATCATTCGCTCGGCATCAAACTCTCGACCGGGCAGGGCAGCACCGAAGCCATTCATAGCCTGATTGGCGAGGTAGAAACGGCCTGGAACGCCACCTTCCCGGACTTTGTCTTCAAGTATGAATTTCTGGATCAGGCCCTCAACAGCTTTTACAAGAGCGAAGAGCGCATGTACGCCCTGTTCCGGCTGCTGGCGGGTATCGCCATTTTTATCGGCTGTCTGGGTCTCTACGGCGTGGTAGCCTTCATGGCCGAAGCCCGCACCAAAGAAGTGGGCATCCGCAAAGTGCTGGGGGCATCGGTTGGCAATATTGTGAGCCTGTTCTCCACCGATTTTGTAAAGCTGGTATTCATCGCGTTGGTCGTTGCCTCGCCGATAGCCTGGTATGTCATGGGCAAATGGCTCGCCGATTTCCCGTACAAGATCGATATCGAGTGGTGGATGTTTGCCCTGGCGGGTGTGCTAGCCACCGGCATTGCCCTATTGACGATTAGTTTCCAGAGTGTAAAAGCGGCCCTGATGAACCCGGTGAAATCGTTGAAAAGCGAGTAGTATTAGGAGTTAGGAGTCAGTAGCGAGGACGGGGCCGCCCGGCGGTGAGAAGCCATCCGGTGGCACAACACGCGTCAGCAACTCCTAACTTCTCGCTCCTAACTCCTAACTCCTCATGCTAACCAACCATACTCCTCATGCTAACCAACTATCTCAAAATCGCCTTTCGCAACCTGACCCGAAACAAGGCTTTTTCGGTCATTAACCTGCTTGGCTTGTCTACGGGCATTACCGTTTGCCTGATGATTTTTCTGTTCATCAGCAATGAGTTCAGCGTAGACAATTTCCACAAAAATGGAAAAAGCATCTACCGCGTGATGCGCGGCATCGAGAATGAAGGGAAAGAGATCGGGGTTTCTTACCTGTCTGGGCCGTATGCACCGGCACTGCTAACCGATTTTAAAGGGCAAATCACCCAGGCGGTACGGGTAAACCCAACCGATGCGCTGGTAAGCGCTCAGGATAAGTCGTTCCATGAACGAAAAATCATTGATGTCGACCCTAACTTTTTTACCCTCTTCACCTTCCCGTTGTTGAAAGGTGATCCGGCAACCGTATTGACAGAGCCCGCGAGCGTGGTACTCACCGAATCGACGGCCCGGAAATATTTCGGCAGCATCGACAAGGCGATGGGCCAGATCGTTAAAGTCGACAAAAACCTACCGCTCAAAGTCACCGGTATTGCGCAGGATGTACCCGCCAACTCGCACCTGGATTTCGACCTCGTTATACCGCTGGAGAACTATAAAGACCGGAGCTGGATGAACGTCTGGATCAACAACGGCATCTACACCTATGTACAGCTGGCCCCAACGGTTAGCAAAGAACAGGTTGAGCGAAATTTCCCGCGCTTCATGGACAAACACATGGGACAACTCATGAAGCAGGCGGGCTATCATTTCAAGCTATCGCTCACGCCATTGCGGGAAATTTACTTTGAACAGGCGGCCTTCGACAGCGTGAAGCATGGCGACAAAAAAGTCGTCTATATCTTTCTATCGATTGCCATCCTCATTCTGCTGGTGGCCTGCATCAATTTCATGAACCTGAGCACGGTGCGGGCAGTGGAGCGCTCGAAAGAGATTGGCGTGCGCAAGGTGCTGGGGGCCTTTAAAGCGCATCTGGTGTGGCAGTTCATTGGCGAGTCGCTGCTGCTTACAACTTTTGCAAGCCTGATTTCACTGGGGCTGCTGGCCCTGGTCTTTCCCTTTTACAAAGAGCTGCTGGGCTACCCCCTGAATCTGGCTGTCTATGCAGGACCGATTGGGCTGTTCCTCATCGCTATTATCGGGCTGGTGGGTTTCCTTTCGGGAAGTTATCCTGCCTTTGTGCTGGCGGCCTTTTCGCCCATCCAAGCCCTGAAAGGTAAATTACGGATGGGCAAAGGCGGTACGTCGCTGAGGCAGGTACTGGTGGTTGTCCAGTTCAGCATTTCAATACTGCTCATGCTCGGAACAGCCATCGGTACCCAGCAAATGAGTTACCTCAAAAACAAGCAGCTTGGCTACCATAAAGAGCAAACCCTCGTCGTCCCCATCGACAATGACGACATCTATATGTTCTTCCTGAGGCACAAACAGGAACTGCTGGCGCAGAGCCGGGTAGAGGCCGTGTCGATGATGTCGGGCGAGCCGGGTGGCTTTTTCGATGGGCAAATGTTCGACGTCGAAGCGCACGCCAACCGATGGAAATCCCGGAGCGAGTTTGCCGATTTCGATTACGTAAAAACATTAGGATTGAAAATCATTGCTGGTAGGGATTTTTCGGGCCAGTACCCTTCCGACACCACCCGGTCGGCCCTGATCAATCGGACGGCAGCGGCCCGGCTGGGCTGGAAACCCGAAGAAGCCATCGGTAAGTGGATAAAGAATACATTGCGGGACAGCACGAACCGCACGATCATTGGTGTCGTTGAAGATTTCAATTTCCTTTCCCTTAAAGAAGGGATTGAACCCCTGGTGATTTCCCCCGCCGACGACCGGCGGGCGGCCCTGATCAGACTTAGCCCCGGCAACCTGTCGGCCACGGTCGAAACCATCCAGCGACTATACGCCCAGACGCGCCCGGCCTATCCGTTTGAGTACCACTTCCTGGACCAGAAGTTCGACCAGATGTACCAGGCCGACCTGCGTCAGCAGACAATTATGCGTGTTTTTGCCGGCTTAGCCATTTTCATCGCCTGTCTGGGCTTGTTTGGTCTGGCTTCTTTTTCGGCCCAGCAGCGTACCAAAGAAATTGGCGTCCGGAAAGTGTTAGGGGCTTCGGTGGGCAGTATTGTCAACCTGCTTTCCGGCGATTTCCTGAAACCAGTGGGCATTGCTATTCTCATTGCCAGCCCGATTGCGTGGTACATTATGAATGAATGGCTGCAAAACTTTGCGTACCGGATTGACCTGTCGTGGTGGGTCTTTGCCCTGGTCGGGTTGCTGGCGGTGGCTATCGCGCTCCTGACGGTCAGTTTCCAGAGTATCAAAGCGGCATTGATGAACCCGGTGAAATCGTTGCGGTCGGAATGAAACAGAAAGGAGTTAGAAGCGAGGAGTTAGGAGCGAGGAGCCATCCGGCGGCACAAAACATGCCGGTCCGCCGACCGTCCGCGGCTGCGGTGCGGTCAGCAACTCCTCACCGCTCGGCGGTCCGATTCTCGCTCCTAACTTCTAACTCCTAATACTAACACTACATATGCTAACAAACTATATCAAAATCGCGCTGCGAATCGTCAGGAAAGATTCCACTTTTACGCTCATCAACGTGGCGGGGCTGGCTACTGGTTTGGCCGTAGCGCTGCTCATTATCCAATATGTGCGGTTCGAGTTGAGCTATGAAAAGGCCTACCCGCAGGCGGATCGGCTGGTTCGGCTCACCATCGACTACCTGAATGGGGGAGCGGTAAACTCCCAGGATGCCGAAACCTACCCGCCTATTGGCGCCAAAGCCAAACGGGAAATGAGCGAAGTCGTCAGCTATACCCGCGCCTATCCGTTAGGAAAACCCAACGTGACGGTCCAGATTGGTGAGCAGTATTTCCTGGTCAATAACGTCTATGCGGTCGATTCCTCTTTCTTCTCCATGTTCAGCTACCCGCTGCTGCGGGGAAGTCGTAGCGGCATTTTTACCCGGCCACGGCAGGCTGTGCTGACCGAAAGGATGGCGATGACCTACTTCAATACGCTCGATGTAGTGGGCAAAACCCTGAAAATGCCAAAGTCGGAAGGCAGCGTTCTGCTCGAAATAGCGGGCGTTGTGCCAAACAGTCCGATCAATACGCACCTGAAATTCGATATGCTCCTCTCCTACCCGACCATGCTGTCGGATTTTGGCGAACGGGAAGATAACTGGAACAACAATAACGCGTATACGTATGTACAGCTGGCCGAAAATGTCTCTTATGAAGGCTTCACCAAATCGCTGGCGGGCTTTAGTGACCGACTGGTCAGCGAAAGGAAGATACACAATGAGCAGGTGATCGGTCAGAAGATCGGCGACATTCACCTGTATTCCCATAAGAACTTTGAACCCGAACCGAATGGCGACGCGCGGTCGGTGTATTTTCTGCTGGGCGTCGCGTTTCTGGTGCTCCTGAGCGCTTTTGTCAACTATGTGAATCTGACCACCGCCAAAGCCCTCGACCGGGCACGGGAAATCGGGATGCGTAAAGTCGTTGGCTCGACGCAGCGCCAGATACGAACCCAGATTTTTACAGAAACGATTCTGGTCAATGTCGTTGCCGGAACCTTAGCAGTGGGGTTGGTAGCGGCCCTGCGCCCGGTGTTTGTGGAGGTGGCGGGGCTGCCCCAGGGCTTTAACGTGTTTCAGGACGTATTTTTCTGGAAAAGCGTCGGGGCGTTTCTACTGCTAAGTATTCTGCTATCAGGCTTTTATCCGGCCTTTGTCCTCTCGTCGTTCGATCCGATTGCCGTTCTCAAGGGTAGTTTTTCGCACTCGACCAAAGGCGTATTGCTGCGTAAGTCGTTAGTGATTACCCAGTTTTCCGTTACCCTTATTCTGCTGGTGCAAACGTTCGCCGTGTACCAGCAGGTCAATTTTCTGCGGGAGCAAAACCTGGGCGTGAACCTCGACCATACCCTCGTGGTTCATGCCCCCGCAGGAAAAAACGCCCGGCAGGATTACGGTCGGTTTCGGCAAATGCTGCTCGATCAGGCGCAGGTAAAAGCCGTATCGCTGTCGGGCACGGTGCCCGGCCTGGGCTCGACCCAGATGGGGACAACAACGGGGCTCAACCTGTCGGACGCCGTCAAAAAAACGTATTACAACTTTTACCTGACCCGCATCGACACCTCGTTTATCGACCTGATGGGCCTTAAACTACTGGCGGGCAAGAACTTCGATGCCACCACCCGGCCGGGTTTTGCCGACACAACCGACCGGCAACTGATTGTCAATGAAGAAGCGATCCGGCTTTGGGAAATTCCATCGCCCCAGGAAGCCATCGGCAAGCGGATAGATCTTTGGGGACATAAGGCGACGATTCGGGGCGTTATCAACAACTACCATTACGAATCGCCCAAAGCGGCTCATATTCCGATCATCCATATGTACTCGCCCGATTTCAAATCGTTCGCCAGTGTAAAGTTTGCCGGGGGTAAGGCCAACGAACAGCTCGCTACCCTCAAACGAATCTACGAAGCCAATTTTCCCTATTCGCCGTTCAGCTACTTCTTCATGGACGCTGAATATGACAAGCAGTATAAGGCCGACGACCGCTTCCAGCAGGTGTTTGGTGCCCTGACCGGGTTCGCCATTCTGATTTCCTGCCTGGGTCTGTTCGGTCTGGCGACGTTTACCGTTACCAAGCGAACGAAGGAGATCGGCATTCGCAAAGTCATTGGGGCCAGCACCACAAACCTGATGCTTTTGCTCTCGAAAGAGTTTATCCGAACCGTCCTGATCGCCATACTGATCGGCCTGCCTGTTACCTATTTTCTAGTCAAAAACTGGCTGGCCAATTATGCAGTCCGTATTGAACTAAGCTGGTGGCTTTTCGCGGCCCCCGCCCTGTTGATCCTGATTCTGGTCCTTATATCCATTAGCAGTAAAACCATTGCAACGGCCCTGATGAACCCCGTGAAAAGTTTGCGGTCGGAATGAAAATAGGAAGGAGGTAGGAGCGAGGATGTAGGAGTTGCTGACCGCACCGCAGCCGCGGACGGTCGGCGGACCGGCATACAATGCCGCCGGATGACTCCTACCTCCTCGCTTCTAACTTCTAACTCCTAGTACTCGCTCCTAACTCCTACATACTCATGTTAAAAAGCTATCTCACCACCGCCCTGCGCGCGCTGAAGCGCAACTGGAGTTACTCCACCATCAATGTGCTGGGCCTGACGCTCAGCCTTGCCTGCTGCCTGCTTTTGTTTCTGGCCATTCGCTATGAACTGAGCTTCGACCGGCACAATACGCACGCGGATCAAACCTATCGGCTGATTTCATCCAGTAAAAAGTCGAACAGCGACCGCTGGCAGGTCGGTATGCCACTGCCTGCGTTACCCGCCCTGCGGAATGATTTTCCAGCCCTGAAACACGATGTTACGATGGTGTACCGAGTGGCGAATGTGGTTGTCAGTGTGCGCGGGAAAACCAATGCAGC is a window of Spirosoma linguale DSM 74 DNA encoding:
- a CDS encoding protein of unknown function DUF214 (PFAM: protein of unknown function DUF214~KEGG: cps:CPS_4700 ABC transporter, permease protein), with protein sequence MLTNYIKIAWRNLIRNKAFSAINIVGLAIGLATCLLISLFVLDELSYDRFNEKADRIVRVIFRGSSAGGKMNEAHVMPPTAQTLKADYPEVLDATRMRMAGAPVITVNNRTFRDAATAFADSNLFQVFTLPLLKGNARTALTRPNTAVITQALARNYFGNQDPIGKIITMKSWKATYQVTGVIDNMPTNSHFHVDLLLSMASLPEAKGNSWMTSEFFTYLLLPEGYDYKQLEAKLPQVVEKYMGPQLQKAMGMTLTQFRQKGNDIGLYLQPLTDIHLHSDFAYDLSPAGNIQYVYISGAIALFILLIACINFMNLSTAGAAKRAKEVGVRKVLGSAKQALTMQFLVESLLLTAIALLLAVGLVYLALPAFNELADKKLNLNVTTAPWLIPALLAFGLGVGVLAGSYPAFFLSSFKPIAVLKGSKFTGDSRSIGLRSGLVVVQFFISITLMVSTAVVYQQLNYIQNKKLGYDKEQVLVLPETWLLGTNEEAFRNQLMQDSRVVNVSTSGYLPAGPGNNNNFFVYPESQSTQIVKTLRYDVDYNYIPTLGIQLATGRNFSKTYGTDSTGIILNETAARTLGWAKNALGHSLSRADQDGKVMTYRVIGVVKDFHFKSLHEPITPLVMVLSSNSGTVIAKVKTKDISGLLASLKTQWNRFTTDAPFTYAFLDERFNATYRAEQKTGLILGIFAGLTIFVACLGLFGLATFTAEQRTKEIGVRKVLGASVLGIVSLLSKDFLKLVGIALVLAVPVSWWAMTKWLQDFAYKIDISWWVFALAGVLAVVITLLTVSFQSVKAALMNPVKSLKSE
- a CDS encoding protein of unknown function DUF214 (PFAM: protein of unknown function DUF214~KEGG: cps:CPS_4700 ABC transporter, permease protein) is translated as MLRNYFLIAFRNLRKHKSFSFINITGVAVGLACFLLIALYVQDELSYDRYNTHADRTYRLTRTFLSSEGTASLRLAQAAPPFGPLIKQDFPEAEQVVRTIDNGGLVKYGEHSFNEEDMFFAEANLFKVFDFNVTSGNPEHALVNPFSIMFSRPMAEKYFGRENPVGKTVRLYDQFDLTVTGVFEPLPAQSHFHPSFLVSFSTFNDNRVYGAEQLRTNWSNNSFNTYVLLKPNGNPQRMEAAFPSFQDKYVPAEEGRKASAFSILNLQKLTDIHLKSHTDSEIEPTGDMSYIYLFSAIGLFILLIACINYMNLATARSAGRAKEVGMRKVVGALRSQLIGQFLSESILVVTFSLFIAIGLVLLCLPVLNEFTQKHMAFSQLLDPVFLSVLIGITLLTGLVAGSYPAFFLTSFRPLGVLKGQIASTMRTGKLRQVLVITQFAIAIALIISTAVVYNQMKYIQNYRLGYAKDQVLLLSDIGDSTTNYETLKQQLLQTGAVRDMGRSSRVPSGRLLDSYGGMAMKGDSMAPVKINLRGLRVDYDFIPAYQISMAAGRNFSRAYSTDTSMVVLNETAVRQLGWTPEQAIGKPFQYGPAKGQIIGVTKDYHFESLHQQVAALAMILTPRQLNWISIPLKGNITASIQQVESVWKQYFPQRPFDYQFLDTRFDRLYAREQTQQTLFSIFAGVAILISCLGLFGLSMFMAEQRTKEIGIRKVLGASEASLVALFSQDFMKLVLVALVIASPIAWYAMHTWLSDFAYRTDIHWWVFLLAGGLTIFIALLTVSFQSVKAALMNPVKSLRSE